The genomic DNA TGAAGTAAAGCTAAATGTGAAGTTAGAACAATATAGTAAAAAAGTTAAAGTTAAAATGCGTACTACTGGTAGTCTACCAGATGGAAAAAGCTTAGATGATATTTCGCTTGATGATAAAGAAGTCGAAATTTATGGTAATAGAGATGATTTGCAAAACGTTGATGAATTAGAGGGAACAATTAATTTAGATGATATCACTGAATCAACAGATAAAAACGTCGAATTGAAATTACCGGATAATGTGAAAAAAGCTGAACCTAGTGAAGTAACAGCACATATTAATTTGAAATAAATAAACGATTAAAAAAGGAGTATTAATAATGGGAAGATATTTTGGTACTGATGGCGTTAGAGGAGTAGCAAATAAGGAATTAACACCTGAATTAGCCTTTAAATTAGGCCGTTATGGTGGCTATGTATTAGCACATAATGAAGGTGCAGAAAGACCAAAAGTATTAGTAGGTAGAGATACGCGTGTGTCTGGAGAAATGTTAGAATCAGCATTGATAGCTGGATTAGCTTCAATTGGTGCAGAAGTTATGCGTTTAGGTGTTATTTCAACACCTGGAGTTGCTTATTTAACGAGAGAGATGGAAGCAGAATTAGGTGTAATGATTTCAGCGTCACATAATCCTGTTGCTGATAATGGTATTAAATTTTTCGGTGCAGACGGATTTAAATTATCAGATAATCAAGAAAATGAAATTGAAGCATTACTTGACCAAGAAAACCCAGATTTACCTAGACCAGTAGGTACAAAAATTGTTCATTTCTCTGACTATTATGAAGGTGCACAAAAATATCTAAGTTATTTAAAATCAACAATAGATGTTAATTTAGAAGGTTTAAAAATAACATTGGATGGTGCAAATGGTTCGACTTCAGCTTTAGCCCCATTTTTATTTGGAGATTTAGAGGCTGATACAGAAACAATTGGATGTAGCCCAGATGGCTATAATATTAATGATAATTGTGGATCAACACATCCTGAATTATTAGCCGAAAAAGTACTTGAAACAGAAAGTGACTTTGGTTTAGCTTTTGATGGCGATGGAGACCGTTTAATCGCAGTTGATGAGAAAGGTCATATTATTGATGGCGACCAAATTATGTTTATTATTGGTCAAGAAATGCATAAAAATCAAGAATTAAATAACGATATGATTGTTTCTACTGTGATGAGTAACTTAGGATTTTATAAAGCTTTAGAAAACGAAGGTATCAAATCTAACAAAACTAAGGTTGGAGATAGATATGTAGTTGAAGAAATGCGTCGAGGCAACTACAATCTTGGTGGCGAACAATCTGGTCATATTGTTATGATGGATTATAATACGACTGGTGATGGATTGCTAACAGGCGTTCAACTTGCAGCTGTAATTAAAATGAGTGGTAAATCATTAAGCGAATTAGCATCTCAAATGAAAAAATATCCACAATCATTAATTAATGTTAAAGTAACGGATAAACATCATGTTGAAGAAAATGCAGACGTTAAAAAAGTAATGGATGAAGTAGAAACTGAAATGAATGGTGAAGGTAGAATATTAGTTAGACCTTCAGGAACTGAACCTTTAGTTCGCGTAATGGTAGAAGCAGCAACAGATGAAGACGCGCAACGATTTGCGCAACGAATTGCTGATGAAGTACAATCAAAAATGGGCTTAGAGTAAAATTAAAAGTATATATTAGGAAGATATCATCCCTATGAGGTAGACTCTTTAAAAGTCACTTTATAGGGATTTTTTATGAGTAGGTACATAAAAAATAAAAGCGCTTTCATTAAATTGGCTACTATATTGTTTATCATTCATATAATAATAAAACGTAATTATTATGAGAAGTAGAAAAATATAAAACATATTTATTTTAAAAATTTACTAAAAAGGTCGGAAATTGTTTGCATTCATTTATCTGAAAAGTGTAAAATAAATGATATTGGAAGGAGGAAATAACTAATTATAATTGAAGCGCCAGGGCAATTGATATATACATTGATAATTAAGAATTAAATATGCTAATTCTTATAGAGTATCTTATTAATTTGCAGACGAGGAGAATAGTCATCGAGATAATCGGCGGATGCTATTCCGGATGAGGCACATTCGTTAGCTTATTAATTAAAACATTTAGGTAACTAAATGCACAAAAATAATAAGAATGCCAAATAATTTTAAAAAACATACAAATAAAGTATGGCTAAAATGGGTAAGAAAGATAGAGATTAGAATATAATTAATAGTTAATTTGAATATTAACTATCTTGATAAATTAAGTTATAAATATATAAATATGATTAAATTCTTAATCTTAAATCTTAGTCATTTTAATTAATTTCATATAACAGATGAGAATTAAAGAGCCATTAATTACGGAGGAATATTTTATGTGCGGAATTGTTGGATATATTGGTTATGATAATGCCAAGGAACTATTATTATCAGGTTTAGAAAAGTTAGAATACAGAGGGTATGACTCTGCAGGTATTGCAGTAGCCAATGAAAACGGAACTACTGTATTCAAAGAAAAAGGACGTATAGCTGAGTTAAGAAAAGTTGCTGATGATAACGATATTGATGGACATGTTGGTATCGGTCACACTCGTTGGGCTACTCATGGTGTACCAAGTACTATGAACTCACACCCACATCAATCTAATAATGAACGCTTTACATTAGTTCATAACGGCGTAATTGAAAACTATGAAGAGTTAAAAAATGAATACTTAGCGGATGTTACATTCCATTCTGAAACTGATACAGAAGTTATTGTTCAATTAGTTGAATACTTTTCTAATAAAGGCTTAACTACTGAAGAGGCATTTACTAAAGTTGTATCTTTACTACATGGTTCATATGCATTAGGTTTATTAGATAACGAAGAAGAAGATACAATCTATGTTGCTAAAAACAAATCTCCTTTATTAGTGGGTATTGGTGATGGCTTTAATGTAATTGCTTCAGATGCACTAGCAATGATTAAAGTTACAAATAAATATAAAGAAATTCATGACCATGAAATTGTAATCGTTAAAAAAGATAATGTTGTTATTAAAGACCAAGATGGCAATATTCAAGAGCGTGATGCATATACTGCACAAATTGATGCTTCAGATGCTGAAAAAGGCATTTATGAACATTACATGCTTAAAGAAATTAATGAGCAACCTGCAGTAATGCGTCGTATTATTCAAGAGTATGAAGATGAAAACGGTGATTTAAAAATTGATCCAGAAATCGTTAAAGACGTAGCTGCAGCAGATCGTATTTATATTATTGCAGCTGGAACAAGTTACCACGCTGGATTAGTAGGAAAAGAATATCTTGAAAAATGGGCTGGTGTACCTACTGAAGTACATGTTGCTTCTGAGTTTGTATATAATATGCCATTATTATCTGAAAAACCACTATTCATTTATATTTCTCAATCTGGTGAAACTGCAGATAGTCGTGCTGTATTGGTTGAAACAAATAAATTAGGTCATAAATCACTTACAGTAACGAATGTTGCTGGATCAACATTATCACGTGAAGCGGATCATACATTATTATTACATGCGGGTCCAGAAATCGCAGTAGCTTCTACTAAAGCTTATACTGCACAAATTGCTGTATTATCTATACTTTCTCAAGTAGTTGGTAAAGTACATGGCCGTGATAATAATATTGATTTATTAAGAGAATTAGCTAAAGTAACGACAGCTATTGAAACTATCGTAGATGATACACCTAAAATGGAACAAATTGCTAAAGATTTCTTAGAAACAACACGTAATGCATTCTTTATTGGCCGTACAATGGACTATAATGTAAGTCTTGAAGGTTCATTAAAATTAAAAGAAATCTCTTATATTCAAGCAGAAGGTTTCGCTGGTGGGGAATTAAAACATGGTACAATCGCACTTATTGAAGATGGTACACCTGTTATTGCATTAGCTACTCAAGAGAAAGTTAACTTATCAATTCGTGGTAACGTCAAAGAAGTTGTAGCTCGTGGTGCTAACCCATGTATTATTTCTATGGAAGGATTAGAAAAAGAAGGCGATACTTATGTTATCCCTCACGTACATGAGTTATTAACACCATTAGTTTCTGTTGTTACACTTCAACTAATTGCCTATTATGCAGCGCTACACAGAGATTTAGATGTAGATAAACCACGTAACTTAGCTAAATCTGTTACAGTAGAATAATACTTTCTATATATAGTGGAAATGTCTAAGTTATAAATAATAATATAGAGCTACATTGCAAATTCGCAGTAGCTGACTGAACTTAGAAGGGCTTAATCAAGCTTTTCTCAGTTCTAGACATTCCTTACGGGACTGAGATGACGAATTCGATAAGAATTCTATCTCAGTCCTTTTTGCTTAATAGAATATTAAATTTAAATGTAACTAATGTGATTATGAGTGGAAAAATTAGAAATGAGTAACTAATTAACTTCGTTTTTGTCCTATTAAATCATGCGCTTTGTACAATTATCTGAATTATCTTACAATAATAGTGACACGTGAGGTGATTTCATGTTAATTACATTGAATAATATCAGTAGAAAAAAACAAGGTAGATGTATTATTAATAATATCAATTGGCAGATACGAGAAGGAGATAAATGGATTTTATATGGTATGAACGGCGCAGGTAAAACAACGCTCTTAAATATTTTTAATGCATATGAACCAATAACAAACGGGCAAATACAATTATTTGGTATGGAACCAGGTAAAATTGGGTTTTCGGCAGATAAAGTAAGAGCACAAATTGGATATGTTTCTGGAAGTTTATTAAATAAATTTCCAGAAGGTGAAAAAGTCATTGATATAGTAATAAGCGGTGCTTTCAAATCGATTGGTGTTTATAAAGAAGTCAGTGATTTACATATAAAGCAAGCTCAAGAACTATTAGAGATAGTTGGTATGAACAAATATGAACAGCAATATTTAGGCTATTTATCTACAGGTCAACAACAAAGCGTTATGATCGCCCGAGCCTTAATGAGTAACCCGAAGTTAATTATTTTGGATGAACCAGCTTCTGGTTTGGATTTTTTAGCTCGCGAAAATTTATTTAAGGTTATTGAAGATTTAAGTATTAAACGACCTGAACTTTCAATAATATATGTCACTCATTTTGTTGAAGAAATAATTCCAATATTCAATAAAATATTTTTATTGAAAGATGGAAAATGCTTTGGTAAAGGGTTAATCCCAAATATATTAACTAATGATATGATGTCTAGGTTATTTGAACGACAAATTGAAGTGATTAATCGAAAGCAACGGTACGCACTATATCTAAAAGATTAAGGTCATTGCACTTTTAAATAAATAATGACACAATTTAAGCAAAGATAAGTAAAGGAGCTAACTAATATGGCACTAGAAAATATTAAAGCAATTTTTCTCGATATGGATGGAACCATCTTACATGAAGATAATAAAGCATCAAATAAAACTAAAGAAGTCATTGATCATTTGAGAGAAAAAGGATACAAAGTATTTTTAGCTACAGGACGTTCTTATTCAGAAATTAACAATCTTGTCCCAAAAGGATTTGAAGTTGATGGAATTATAAGTTCAAATGGGACTAGTGGTGAAATTAATAATAGTAATTTATTTATGCATAGCTTATCAACTGAGAACGTAAAAAAAATAGTTACATTGGCTCAACAGCAAAAAATTTATTATGAAGTCTTTCCATTTGATAAACAAAGACTCGCTTTAGATGAAGATCAATCATGGATGGATGAAATGATTCAAGGGAATACGCCACCAAATCATGTTAGTGAAAGTGAATGGACTTCTCGATTAGATGCTATGGCAGGTAAAATTAATTGGTCAAACAATATTCCTGATGATGACTATGCAAAAATATATTTATTTACCCCAAATTTAGATAAAATTACTAGATTTAGAGATGAGTTAATTCAAAATAAAGTATTACTAAATATAAGTGTTTCTAATTCATCAAGATATAATGCGGAAACGATGGCTTATAATACTGATAAAGGTACTGGAATAAAGGAAATGATTGAACATTTTGGTATTAAACAAGATGAAACGCTTGTCATAGGGGATAGTGACAATGACAGAGCAATGTTTGCCTTCGGGGGATATAGTGTTGCTATGAAAAATGCACGTCCAGAAATTAAAGAAATTACGGACGAAGTAACTGCATTTACTAATGAAGAAGATGGTGCAGCCCTATACTTAGAAGAAACATTTTTAAAATAAATGATATAAAAGTAACACATCAAGCTGTAATTTAAAAATAAGAAGAGACGCTCAAATATAATATGAGCGTCTCTTAGTTTTATTTGTCTTTATTTAATGTATCTTTCGCATCATTTTTTAAATCAGTAGAATGATGATTAACTTTATTAGACACATTATCTGAATGTTCTTTAGCTTTATCTTTAACTTCAGAACTTGTATTTGATACTTGATTGTTATCAGTATTGTTATTTAAGTCATGTTTATTTAAAGTATTATCTTTTTTATTTTTACGTTTTTTGTTTTTATCTTTTGGCGTTTTATCAAGTTTCTCGCCGCGTTTTAAGAAGTAATGGACGACACCCATGATGATAATGAAGTATAAAACAAAACGTAAAATAACAATAATTACTTGAGCTGTATTTAAAATAATTGATGCTACTTTCTGAGACATATTACCTGTTCCAATTGAAATTAATGTTCCAAGTGGTTGTGTAATAATAATTATAAGTAGATTGATAAGGATTACAGCTATAAAGAATTTGAACCATGTTTTATGACCATTTTTAATACCTTTAAATCCGTCTTTAAAATGACCCATTGCTTTAAGGTCTGATTCTTGAGTTAAAGATACAGAGTAATTAATCATTAAAATGAAGAAGAACCATGATACAAATGAAGTTACTAGACCTATAATAACGATTAAAATAATTTGAATCGTTAATAAAATAGCTGTTGCGTTATCTGATGTACTAAGTGATGACTGTAACGACGTAAATAATGGTGTTAGTGCAAGATTAAATAGATAATTTAATCCCATGATAATTAAGTACATAATCACTATAAGACCTAAAGTGATTAGAGCTAAAATTAAACTTTTACCATATTTACCTTTTTTAAAAGCTACAAATAAGTCAGTAAAACGCACATAGTCTTTCTTAATTGCTTTAGCAATTACATTTAAAGCACCTGCAAGCAATTGGTAGCCTGCAAATATGAAAAATATTAATCCTAAAAGTAGAATTAAAATCATTAAAAATAAAATTGGTCCTGATGACTGTTGTAATTGGGCTGCTATCTGCATTTGCATGAAGTATTGCATAAAGAATGTTCTAGCAACGCCAAAAATCACAAATACTACTAGAAAACTTATTATACTGAATAATATAGTTTTAAGAATTTGCGATTTAGCATTTTTTAATGCCAAACTGTGATATTTGAACAAATATAAGCACTCCTTTTTCTTAATATAAATACAATATCAAAGATTGTACTTTTTTTAAAATAATATCTAACATATTCGGCAATTAAGTGTTAAAATATGCTAATGATTATTTTTTGAAAGGAGTTATCATCATGAAATTTGCGATTATAACTGATGTGCACGGTAATTATGATGCTTTAGAAACTGTGTTAGATGATATTGATAATAGAGACGATATTGATGAAATCTATAATTTAGGAGACAATATTGGAATTGGACATGAAACAAATAAAGTTTTAGATACAATATTCGATCGTAATGATATGCAGATCATTGCCGGTAATCATGATGAGGCGATTATGTCGTTAGTCAATAATACTCCTTACCCCGAAGATTTGAAAGACAAGTTTTATGAACATCATCAATGGATAGAAAGTCATATGGACGAAGATTATTATGATCGAATTAATTTGTTACCTAGATATATTGAAAAGAATATCTGTGGTAAAAAATTATTATTTATTCATTATGATATTAAAGAAGAAAAGCTTGAAGCTGGCATTGAGGATCAACCATTTAGTCCTATAACTGAAAATAGTAAAGAAGCGATAATAGAATTATTTAAAGATAAAGAGGCAGATTTTATAGCTTTTGGGCATAATCATCAAATGCATTTATATGATGATAATAAAACAATTTATTTTAATCCTGGATCAGTGGGATTAAATAATGGATCTAATGCGGTTTATGGTATTGTTACTATTTCTGAAAATGAATTTTCAGTTGAGAGAATTAAACTCCCATATGATAATGAAGAATTTTTACAAGGCTTTGATGAAAAACAAGTTCCAGCAAAACAACTTATATTCGACAAATTTATTTAAATAAACCACATCACTCGTTTAATGTCATTAAGTAGTTTTTCTATTTTACGATTAAAAAATATAGATTGTGTATAGGTATATAAAATGACTTTCAACATCATTATAGGGTAATGAGAAGTCGCTCCACGATGATGTTTATTAATTTATACGAAAGGGCCTTATTTCTTCAGGGTAATTTAATATAAAATTGTATACGAATTCGTAGTATTTATGACAAGACTCCTGAGGGTACAGTACTAGTTGAAGACTTTAGAAGTACTCACAGATTTATCTGTGTAGTATTTCTGGCTGAGACTGTATCCTCGGAAAGCGTAACCATATAATATGAATTATTGAGTATAAAGAAAGCACTAAGATGAGTTATTTTAATAATCACCTTAGTGCTATTATTTTAAGATTTATGTCCTAGTATGGTTTTGAATGAGTTAATGTTAATGCTTGTGAGTATGTTCCGAATGTGAGTGTGTTATGCCGGAGCATAAAATAGAATCGTCATGTTTATGTTTAGGTGTTTCAAATTGTATTGTCATATGTTGAATATTGAGATGTTCCAAATCGTTCTCAATTGTTTCAATTAGATGTTCACATTTTTCAATAGTAAGTGAAGCGTCTACTACGGCATGACAACTAAGTGCATTCATATCATTTGAAATTGTCCATACGTGATAATCATGTACATTTTGAATATCTTGATTGTTCATGATTGTATGAATAACTTTTTCTATATCTACATCAGTAGGTGTACCTTCCATTAAAATATTTAATGATGATTTCGTAATTCCGTAAGCACTTTTCAAAATTAAAAGTGAAACTAGGGTACTCGCTATGGGGTCGGCAATTGTAAAGTTAAACAACCAAATTAATATAGCTGCTATAATTGCACCGATAGATCCTAATAAATCACCTATAACGTGTATGAATGCACCACGCATATTTAAATTATGAGATGTATCGCCACCTCTAAACATAATAATTGCAACTATAATGTTAACAAATAAGCCAATTACACTAATAATAAACATTTCTTTAGATTGAACATCTGAAGGTGTAAAGAATCTTTTTATCGCTTCAATAATAATAAGCACACTTATAATAAATAAAGTTACGCCATTAAATAGAGCAGCTAGAACCTCAAAACGTTTGTATCCAAATGTTTTAGTAGAAGTTGCATTTTTTTCAGCATATATAAATGCAACGAGTGCAACGCCTAAGGAGATTGTATCACTAAACATATGGAGGCCATCGGATAATAAAGCCAAACTATTAGCAATAAACCCACCAATGATTTCTATAATCATAAATAATCCAATAATCGTAAAAGAAATTGCTAAAATTTTTTTATTGTTTGTATGGACATGTGTATGTGCATGATTTGTCATTTTACTTTTCACCTCTGAGATGTGTAGCATGATAA from Staphylococcus taiwanensis includes the following:
- a CDS encoding phosphoglucosamine mutase, encoding MGRYFGTDGVRGVANKELTPELAFKLGRYGGYVLAHNEGAERPKVLVGRDTRVSGEMLESALIAGLASIGAEVMRLGVISTPGVAYLTREMEAELGVMISASHNPVADNGIKFFGADGFKLSDNQENEIEALLDQENPDLPRPVGTKIVHFSDYYEGAQKYLSYLKSTIDVNLEGLKITLDGANGSTSALAPFLFGDLEADTETIGCSPDGYNINDNCGSTHPELLAEKVLETESDFGLAFDGDGDRLIAVDEKGHIIDGDQIMFIIGQEMHKNQELNNDMIVSTVMSNLGFYKALENEGIKSNKTKVGDRYVVEEMRRGNYNLGGEQSGHIVMMDYNTTGDGLLTGVQLAAVIKMSGKSLSELASQMKKYPQSLINVKVTDKHHVEENADVKKVMDEVETEMNGEGRILVRPSGTEPLVRVMVEAATDEDAQRFAQRIADEVQSKMGLE
- the glmS gene encoding glutamine--fructose-6-phosphate transaminase (isomerizing) — its product is MCGIVGYIGYDNAKELLLSGLEKLEYRGYDSAGIAVANENGTTVFKEKGRIAELRKVADDNDIDGHVGIGHTRWATHGVPSTMNSHPHQSNNERFTLVHNGVIENYEELKNEYLADVTFHSETDTEVIVQLVEYFSNKGLTTEEAFTKVVSLLHGSYALGLLDNEEEDTIYVAKNKSPLLVGIGDGFNVIASDALAMIKVTNKYKEIHDHEIVIVKKDNVVIKDQDGNIQERDAYTAQIDASDAEKGIYEHYMLKEINEQPAVMRRIIQEYEDENGDLKIDPEIVKDVAAADRIYIIAAGTSYHAGLVGKEYLEKWAGVPTEVHVASEFVYNMPLLSEKPLFIYISQSGETADSRAVLVETNKLGHKSLTVTNVAGSTLSREADHTLLLHAGPEIAVASTKAYTAQIAVLSILSQVVGKVHGRDNNIDLLRELAKVTTAIETIVDDTPKMEQIAKDFLETTRNAFFIGRTMDYNVSLEGSLKLKEISYIQAEGFAGGELKHGTIALIEDGTPVIALATQEKVNLSIRGNVKEVVARGANPCIISMEGLEKEGDTYVIPHVHELLTPLVSVVTLQLIAYYAALHRDLDVDKPRNLAKSVTVE
- a CDS encoding ABC transporter ATP-binding protein, whose product is MLITLNNISRKKQGRCIINNINWQIREGDKWILYGMNGAGKTTLLNIFNAYEPITNGQIQLFGMEPGKIGFSADKVRAQIGYVSGSLLNKFPEGEKVIDIVISGAFKSIGVYKEVSDLHIKQAQELLEIVGMNKYEQQYLGYLSTGQQQSVMIARALMSNPKLIILDEPASGLDFLARENLFKVIEDLSIKRPELSIIYVTHFVEEIIPIFNKIFLLKDGKCFGKGLIPNILTNDMMSRLFERQIEVINRKQRYALYLKD
- a CDS encoding HAD family phosphatase; translation: MALENIKAIFLDMDGTILHEDNKASNKTKEVIDHLREKGYKVFLATGRSYSEINNLVPKGFEVDGIISSNGTSGEINNSNLFMHSLSTENVKKIVTLAQQQKIYYEVFPFDKQRLALDEDQSWMDEMIQGNTPPNHVSESEWTSRLDAMAGKINWSNNIPDDDYAKIYLFTPNLDKITRFRDELIQNKVLLNISVSNSSRYNAETMAYNTDKGTGIKEMIEHFGIKQDETLVIGDSDNDRAMFAFGGYSVAMKNARPEIKEITDEVTAFTNEEDGAALYLEETFLK
- a CDS encoding YtxH domain-containing protein; its protein translation is MFKYHSLALKNAKSQILKTILFSIISFLVVFVIFGVARTFFMQYFMQMQIAAQLQQSSGPILFLMILILLLGLIFFIFAGYQLLAGALNVIAKAIKKDYVRFTDLFVAFKKGKYGKSLILALITLGLIVIMYLIIMGLNYLFNLALTPLFTSLQSSLSTSDNATAILLTIQIILIVIIGLVTSFVSWFFFILMINYSVSLTQESDLKAMGHFKDGFKGIKNGHKTWFKFFIAVILINLLIIIITQPLGTLISIGTGNMSQKVASIILNTAQVIIVILRFVLYFIIIMGVVHYFLKRGEKLDKTPKDKNKKRKNKKDNTLNKHDLNNNTDNNQVSNTSSEVKDKAKEHSDNVSNKVNHHSTDLKNDAKDTLNKDK
- a CDS encoding metallophosphoesterase family protein, yielding MKFAIITDVHGNYDALETVLDDIDNRDDIDEIYNLGDNIGIGHETNKVLDTIFDRNDMQIIAGNHDEAIMSLVNNTPYPEDLKDKFYEHHQWIESHMDEDYYDRINLLPRYIEKNICGKKLLFIHYDIKEEKLEAGIEDQPFSPITENSKEAIIELFKDKEADFIAFGHNHQMHLYDDNKTIYFNPGSVGLNNGSNAVYGIVTISENEFSVERIKLPYDNEEFLQGFDEKQVPAKQLIFDKFI
- the czrB gene encoding CDF family zinc efflux transporter CzrB, with the protein product MTNHAHTHVHTNNKKILAISFTIIGLFMIIEIIGGFIANSLALLSDGLHMFSDTISLGVALVAFIYAEKNATSTKTFGYKRFEVLAALFNGVTLFIISVLIIIEAIKRFFTPSDVQSKEMFIISVIGLFVNIIVAIIMFRGGDTSHNLNMRGAFIHVIGDLLGSIGAIIAAILIWLFNFTIADPIASTLVSLLILKSAYGITKSSLNILMEGTPTDVDIEKVIHTIMNNQDIQNVHDYHVWTISNDMNALSCHAVVDASLTIEKCEHLIETIENDLEHLNIQHMTIQFETPKHKHDDSILCSGITHSHSEHTHKH